The following coding sequences are from one Methylosinus sp. H3A window:
- a CDS encoding tetratricopeptide repeat protein gives MTKLAAEGGSRIAFYNLGYIYEDGLSVQPDGAIAFEWYKKAADAEYGPAFTALGRLTRSAAGSSNAEAAVETYKKGAARGDENAAFQLAYAMRFGLGTAKNELGASDIFCRQTSVSARYHCAISIINGKAREKDKRIGFSLLNRLAQVDGDSDSQIELAYYFLNGIILKKDLKEGLRLMEMSVEQDNAAALFTKGNLFEKGVGVQKNLEEASRWYQLSAEKNFADALVALGKFYEKGVIGKADRAEALKFYRRAAAIGNVEGKTLADRLSGS, from the coding sequence TTGACGAAGCTCGCGGCCGAGGGCGGATCACGAATCGCGTTCTATAATCTCGGATACATCTACGAAGATGGCCTGAGCGTCCAACCGGATGGCGCCATAGCCTTCGAATGGTACAAGAAGGCGGCGGATGCCGAATATGGTCCGGCATTCACGGCACTCGGTAGACTTACCCGAAGCGCCGCCGGCAGTTCGAATGCCGAGGCGGCGGTCGAGACTTACAAAAAGGGCGCGGCGCGGGGCGATGAGAATGCAGCCTTTCAACTCGCCTATGCGATGCGCTTTGGCCTCGGCACGGCTAAGAACGAACTCGGCGCTTCCGACATATTCTGCCGTCAGACCAGTGTTTCCGCCCGATACCACTGCGCGATCTCGATCATCAATGGCAAAGCGCGAGAGAAAGACAAACGCATCGGATTTTCGCTGCTGAACCGACTCGCGCAGGTCGACGGCGACTCCGATTCGCAGATCGAGCTCGCCTATTACTTTCTCAACGGCATCATTCTCAAGAAAGACCTCAAAGAGGGATTGCGGCTGATGGAAATGAGTGTCGAGCAGGACAATGCGGCGGCTCTATTTACAAAAGGCAATCTGTTCGAGAAGGGTGTCGGCGTCCAGAAAAACCTCGAGGAAGCTTCGCGGTGGTACCAACTTTCCGCTGAGAAGAATTTTGCTGATGCGCTGGTCGCATTGGGAAAATTCTATGAAAAGGGAGTGATCGGCAAGGCCGATCGAGCGGAAGCATTGAAGTTCTATCGCCGAGCCGCGGCGATCGGCAATGTGGAAGGCAAGACGCTCGCCGATCGCCTTTCGGGGTCATGA
- a CDS encoding VIT domain-containing protein produces MSLLVDPLAAFFRHELSKTEPLVLDSTEVEVELLPPLARVAITRRFSNTSCSLLEAVLTLPPTAQHEVVFGLTVTINGAVYHARARHHTDASSAHNAAIAEGRRAILYELIADVVQLVSIAGIEAGAQVAVRIESIRPLNRPDDDTATLHISLTAELGRVNRRLSDADALLTMPNTHDATLTVVAEGLKVMLNDPQRLISPGESCPIDCRETIALHITALGDRSLDYSCRHVESPGGWEASSRPSAEGFSQPMQPSGSVTSNRTDWMFGRMDTADREIRITAPMPDRDGDALSPNARATAAFAAAALAGAARRHDPERRSASVLPSTLPIAAARR; encoded by the coding sequence GTGTCGCTGCTCGTTGATCCTCTCGCCGCGTTCTTTCGGCACGAACTGTCGAAGACCGAACCATTGGTTTTGGACTCCACCGAAGTCGAGGTGGAACTGCTGCCGCCGCTCGCGCGCGTCGCGATCACCCGTCGTTTCTCAAACACGAGCTGCAGCCTGCTCGAAGCGGTGCTCACTTTGCCACCGACCGCGCAGCATGAAGTCGTCTTTGGCCTGACCGTAACGATAAATGGCGCCGTCTATCACGCCAGGGCGCGACATCACACCGACGCTTCGAGCGCCCATAACGCCGCAATAGCGGAGGGCCGTCGAGCCATCCTGTACGAGCTTATCGCCGATGTCGTCCAACTTGTCTCGATCGCCGGCATCGAGGCGGGGGCGCAGGTTGCTGTCCGCATCGAGAGTATCCGGCCGCTGAATCGTCCAGACGACGACACGGCGACTCTGCACATCTCGCTCACCGCCGAACTAGGCCGCGTCAATCGCCGCTTGTCGGACGCAGATGCGCTGTTGACGATGCCCAATACCCACGACGCGACGCTGACCGTCGTCGCCGAAGGCTTGAAGGTCATGCTGAACGACCCGCAGCGCCTGATCTCGCCGGGAGAGTCCTGTCCGATAGATTGTCGGGAAACGATCGCCCTTCATATCACTGCGCTCGGCGACAGGAGCCTCGATTACAGCTGCCGTCACGTCGAATCGCCGGGCGGCTGGGAAGCGTCTTCGCGGCCCAGCGCAGAGGGTTTTTCTCAACCGATGCAGCCGAGCGGAAGCGTGACGAGCAACCGGACAGACTGGATGTTCGGGCGCATGGACACCGCCGACAGGGAAATTCGGATTACTGCGCCCATGCCGGACCGAGATGGAGACGCGCTTTCGCCCAACGCGCGGGCGACGGCGGCCTTCGCCGCCGCGGCATTGGCAGGCGCCGCCCGACGTCATGACCCCGAAAGGCGATCGGCGAGCGTCTTGCCTTCCACATTGCCGATCGCCGCGGCTCGGCGATAG
- a CDS encoding helix-turn-helix domain-containing protein has translation MKFDELVQATGIAARQIRYLIAEGFVPPPTGGRTYATYGDDHVRAIRRYERLKGLGFPPAAIRLLLDAKEGVPVPVVSGLTLVIAPELIGSAADASAIAAKAAAKIEELLAEEAPRVAAR, from the coding sequence ATGAAATTCGACGAACTGGTGCAGGCGACCGGGATTGCCGCACGGCAAATCCGCTATCTGATCGCGGAAGGGTTCGTGCCGCCGCCGACCGGCGGCAGGACTTACGCCACTTATGGCGACGATCATGTCCGCGCGATCCGTCGCTACGAACGCCTGAAAGGCTTGGGCTTCCCCCCGGCGGCGATCCGCCTGCTGCTCGACGCCAAAGAGGGGGTGCCGGTGCCGGTCGTGTCGGGGCTTACGCTGGTCATCGCCCCCGAACTGATCGGGAGCGCGGCCGACGCCAGCGCGATTGCGGCAAAGGCGGCCGCGAAGATCGAGGAGCTGCTGGCCGAGGAGGCGCCGCGTGTCGCTGCTCGTTGA
- a CDS encoding DUF4189 domain-containing protein, translating into MGFRRGSACNLVDAIDVNGAALSSRFAFHSSEDAPIAITSGFYFDKIIVIRMDIKSERPTPGNLRPVLRRRASMSFPGESPRLKLVRRPPRAADAPDNSVSHAAPLADRPRPRRTVRASAVFAAIAVLSAAPHAVWADEAGNSAICRQQCNYDGNGNNGSCYWACMASRQSYDNAPSSTLSPSPGPPTLFGAIAVETGTLITGFAKDYSSRADAERRAIAMCRRAGGSAAGCKIAVWGHNSCLALATSPASGGGRNSWGYAWSDDGFVSRRKAMAACSKDGGADCKVAVTFCTG; encoded by the coding sequence GTGGGCTTTCGACGCGGATCGGCTTGCAATCTTGTCGATGCCATCGATGTGAATGGAGCCGCTCTGTCGAGCCGCTTCGCCTTTCATTCGTCTGAAGACGCGCCGATCGCAATCACATCGGGCTTTTATTTTGACAAAATAATTGTTATAAGAATGGATATCAAGTCGGAACGACCGACGCCGGGAAACCTTCGCCCGGTTCTGCGCAGGAGAGCGTCCATGTCTTTCCCCGGCGAGTCGCCGCGGCTGAAGCTCGTCCGCCGCCCGCCTCGCGCAGCCGATGCACCGGACAATTCGGTAAGCCACGCAGCGCCCCTCGCCGACAGACCGCGTCCTCGCCGCACCGTCCGGGCTTCAGCCGTTTTCGCCGCGATTGCGGTCTTATCCGCCGCACCCCATGCCGTATGGGCCGATGAAGCCGGAAACAGCGCTATTTGCCGACAACAATGCAATTACGATGGCAACGGCAATAACGGCTCTTGCTATTGGGCCTGCATGGCCAGTCGCCAATCTTATGACAACGCCCCGAGTTCGACGCTCTCGCCTTCACCGGGCCCGCCAACCCTCTTCGGCGCTATCGCTGTCGAAACCGGAACACTCATCACAGGATTTGCCAAAGACTATTCTTCCCGCGCCGATGCGGAACGCCGCGCGATCGCGATGTGTCGCCGCGCCGGCGGCTCGGCTGCGGGCTGCAAGATCGCCGTTTGGGGCCATAATAGCTGCCTCGCCCTGGCGACAAGCCCGGCAAGCGGCGGGGGGAGGAATAGCTGGGGCTATGCCTGGTCCGATGATGGCTTCGTATCCCGGCGAAAAGCCATGGCGGCGTGCAGCAAGGATGGCGGCGCCGACTGCAAGGTGGCCGTTACTTTCTGCACTGGATGA